One Acidobacteriota bacterium DNA segment encodes these proteins:
- a CDS encoding sialidase family protein, translated as MKVRKSFVAVCVFSLAAGAAFSQDYESIDGAVIYDYDPSTKLGDGVYGTIVSYLERDFPGRNSHGGPVCMQYPDGRLVTFNTNTSDHNLDGWSEHAESRDGGRTWDMYHRFPYSFEAYVRNPKRPAWIEAGLVTSKGTAVVFMSHFITGGTRTMSGFLRSYDQGASWTHYESIDGVYAGYPVGTAVDGDTNYVIYDSDGGGPHVLYVSTDDGRSWRKRSTLPLQDDVSYGAVTLMEDGGLLAGAYQLKDEYHFYYCISKDQGRTWTGQRKARVDQKVRDPELGQIGGRYYLHGRSGSYGEGANRFVLYESSDGENWGSAIVVNSNSGRGDGYSANCLIHTDEDGAPDELMVVYSINYKGKDTNEYVFFIRPGE; from the coding sequence ATGAAAGTGAGGAAATCGTTTGTGGCGGTCTGCGTCTTCTCGCTGGCTGCGGGCGCGGCGTTCTCGCAGGACTACGAGTCCATCGACGGGGCCGTCATCTACGACTACGACCCGTCGACGAAGCTGGGGGACGGCGTTTACGGGACCATCGTTTCCTACCTGGAGCGGGACTTTCCCGGCAGGAATTCCCACGGCGGACCGGTCTGCATGCAGTATCCCGACGGGCGCCTCGTGACCTTCAACACCAACACCAGCGATCACAACCTGGATGGCTGGAGCGAGCATGCCGAGAGCCGCGACGGCGGCAGGACCTGGGACATGTACCACCGGTTCCCCTATTCGTTTGAGGCCTACGTGAGAAATCCCAAGCGGCCGGCCTGGATCGAAGCGGGTTTGGTGACTTCCAAAGGAACCGCAGTCGTCTTCATGAGCCATTTCATCACGGGCGGCACCCGGACCATGAGCGGTTTTCTGAGGAGCTACGACCAAGGGGCCAGTTGGACCCACTACGAGTCCATTGACGGGGTCTACGCCGGCTATCCCGTGGGCACGGCAGTGGACGGCGACACCAACTACGTCATCTACGACTCCGATGGCGGAGGTCCGCATGTCCTGTACGTCAGCACCGACGACGGGCGATCCTGGCGGAAACGGAGCACCCTGCCGTTGCAGGACGACGTCTCGTACGGGGCGGTGACCTTGATGGAGGACGGCGGGTTGCTGGCCGGCGCCTACCAATTGAAGGACGAGTACCACTTCTACTACTGCATCAGCAAGGACCAGGGGCGTACCTGGACCGGGCAGAGGAAAGCCCGCGTAGACCAGAAGGTTCGGGACCCGGAGCTGGGCCAAATCGGAGGCAGGTACTATCTTCATGGGAGGTCCGGAAGCTACGGAGAAGGCGCGAACCGCTTCGTTCTCTACGAGTCCTCCGACGGGGAGAACTGGGGCAGCGCCATCGTCGTCAACAGCAATTCCGGCCGGGGGGACGGATACAGCGCGAACTGCCTGATCCATACCGACGAAGACGGTGCGCCCGACGAGCTGATGGTCGTCTACAGCATCAACTACAAGGGGAAGGACACCAACGAATACGTCTTCTTCATCAGGCCCGGAGAATGA
- a CDS encoding site-specific integrase: MGIYKVKDRRGRQRYVVSKYWPHGSGRLRMYAPNYRSAQALQTRIESSILDGTWKQLKQELAGGKRTVWTVQSFYERFFEEYCKPRLRCLRRYALSFKSLNAMLGNIPLKEFQRKDLHRYVAKRKGQVQPATVNRDIAALSKLFSYALECGEVATHPLVRFPKLKEPRKVFRPLTVKQFRDLVEAVDNPYMQAMIAVIGETGIRKGEALSLTWSRVDLGRRMLWVEFTKDDEPREIPLSKYAAGYLARLVRYLTTPYVFVNSRTGTRWVNPDKSLRRAAERVGLKVGFHDLRRFRCSHWLMQGVDVRTVQKLMGHSAISTTMRYAGYVSSHALQSIREAQANEDSQTQPATNRQRVAIKR; this comes from the coding sequence ATGGGCATCTACAAGGTGAAAGATCGCCGGGGGAGACAGCGATACGTTGTCAGCAAGTACTGGCCGCACGGATCCGGTCGGCTCAGAATGTACGCCCCCAATTACCGGAGCGCACAGGCGCTTCAAACACGAATCGAGTCCAGCATCCTGGACGGCACCTGGAAGCAACTCAAGCAAGAACTCGCTGGTGGGAAACGCACCGTCTGGACGGTGCAGAGTTTCTACGAGCGATTTTTCGAGGAGTATTGCAAACCTCGTCTGCGCTGCTTGCGCCGCTACGCGCTCTCGTTCAAGAGCCTCAACGCCATGCTGGGGAACATTCCCCTGAAGGAATTCCAGCGCAAGGACCTCCACCGCTACGTCGCGAAACGGAAGGGACAGGTCCAGCCTGCCACGGTGAACCGCGACATCGCGGCCCTCAGCAAGCTGTTTTCCTATGCGCTGGAGTGCGGGGAAGTCGCCACGCACCCGCTGGTTCGATTCCCCAAACTGAAGGAGCCGAGGAAGGTCTTCCGGCCTTTGACGGTCAAACAGTTTCGCGACCTGGTCGAGGCGGTGGACAATCCGTACATGCAGGCGATGATCGCAGTGATCGGCGAGACGGGAATTCGCAAGGGAGAGGCATTGTCGCTCACTTGGAGCAGGGTGGATTTGGGCCGCCGGATGTTGTGGGTGGAGTTCACCAAGGACGACGAACCGAGAGAGATTCCGCTCTCGAAGTACGCTGCCGGGTACCTGGCGCGGCTGGTTCGTTACCTGACCACTCCATACGTGTTCGTCAACAGCCGGACCGGGACAAGATGGGTGAATCCCGACAAGTCACTGCGTCGTGCTGCCGAGCGGGTGGGGTTGAAGGTTGGGTTTCACGATCTGAGGCGATTCCGTTGCAGCCACTGGCTGATGCAGGGGGTGGACGTGAGGACTGTACAGAAGCTGATGGGGCACTCGGCGATCAGCACGACCATGCGCTACGCGGGTTACGTCAGTTCGCATGCGCTCCAGAGCATTCGAGAGGCACAGGCTAACGAAGACTCACAAACGCAACCGGCAACAAACAGGCAACGGGTAGCAATCAAGAGATAA
- a CDS encoding sialidase family protein, whose amino-acid sequence MNLRRLLLAVCVCGLAAGAALAQDYESIEGAVVYDYDPDTKLGGDVFGTVTSNLERDFPGRNSHGGPVCMQYPDGRIVAFNTNTSDHNLDGWSEHAESRDGGKTWKMYNRFPYSFEAYSRDPKRPAWIEAGLVTSRGTVVVFVTHFLTGGSRTMSGFMRSYDQGATWTAYESVDGVHIGYPVGTAVDGDTNYVIYDSDGGSDGRRPHVLYVSTDDGRSWQKRSTLPLQDDVWYGAITLMPDGGLLAGAYHSEDEYHFYYCISKDQGRTWTEERKAKVDQKVRDPELGQIGGRYYLHGRSGSYGEGSDRFVLYESSDGENWGSAIVVSKQTGRGDGYSANCLLDTDDDGTLDELMVVFSIQYKGVDTNEHVFFIRPE is encoded by the coding sequence ATGAATCTGAGGAGACTGTTGTTGGCTGTTTGCGTTTGCGGATTGGCGGCGGGCGCCGCCTTGGCCCAGGACTACGAGTCCATCGAGGGGGCCGTCGTCTATGACTACGATCCGGATACGAAACTGGGTGGTGACGTTTTCGGGACCGTCACTTCCAACCTGGAGCGCGACTTTCCCGGCAGGAACTCTCACGGCGGACCGGTCTGTATGCAGTATCCCGACGGCCGCATCGTGGCCTTCAACACCAACACCAGCGACCACAACCTGGATGGCTGGAGCGAGCATGCCGAGAGCCGCGACGGGGGCAAGACCTGGAAGATGTACAACCGGTTTCCCTATTCGTTCGAGGCCTACTCGAGAGACCCAAAGCGGCCGGCCTGGATCGAAGCGGGCCTGGTGACTTCCAGGGGAACCGTGGTCGTCTTCGTGACCCATTTCCTCACCGGCGGAAGCCGGACCATGAGCGGCTTCATGCGGAGTTATGACCAGGGCGCCACCTGGACCGCATACGAGTCGGTCGACGGAGTCCACATCGGCTACCCCGTCGGCACGGCAGTGGACGGCGACACCAACTACGTCATCTACGATTCCGATGGCGGTTCCGATGGCCGGCGTCCCCATGTGCTGTATGTCAGCACCGACGACGGGCGGTCCTGGCAGAAGCGGAGCACCCTGCCGCTGCAGGACGACGTCTGGTATGGGGCCATAACCCTGATGCCGGACGGCGGATTGCTGGCCGGCGCCTACCACTCGGAAGACGAGTACCACTTCTACTACTGCATCAGCAAGGACCAGGGCCGCACCTGGACCGAGGAGCGGAAGGCAAAGGTCGACCAGAAGGTTCGGGACCCGGAACTGGGCCAGATCGGAGGCCGGTACTATCTCCATGGGAGGTCCGGAAGCTACGGTGAGGGTTCGGACCGCTTCGTTCTCTACGAGTCCTCCGACGGAGAGAACTGGGGCAGCGCCATCGTCGTCAGCAAACAGACCGGCCGGGGGGACGGGTACAGCGCCAACTGTCTGCTTGACACCGACGATGATGGTACGCTTGACGAGCTGATGGTCGTCTTCAGCATCCAGTACAAGGGCGTCGACACCAACGAGCACGTCTTCTTCATCAGGCCCGAGTAA
- a CDS encoding Gfo/Idh/MocA family oxidoreductase, which translates to MKTLDRRQFLGRSAAAAVALGSPQSLVSGTQAGSSLDRLNIASIGVHNRAAGNLKGVASENIVAICDIDQEFLDAAGETYPNARRYRDYRVMLEKEAEKIDAVLVSTPDHTHAPAASMALQMKKHVYCEKPLTHTIYEARRLAELAAENNLVTQMGTQIHAEENYRLVVELVRSGAIGEIREVHVWVNVDYSGRRMITGKPRPGHVDWDLWLGPAAARPYCESVAEDGSVTVVHPFNWRWFWDYGTGALGDFACHWMDLPHWALDLKHPARVSAAGPPPLLESATSGLVVTYEYPARGSLPPVTLKWYDGGKKPDLLAGFKDAEGQPLDPHRGQLFVGSEGMILSNYSEHMLLPVEKFAGFKRPDPTIPRSPGHHQEWIQAIKTGGTANCNFDYSGALTEAVLLGVVAYRTGRTIEWDAPSLRVTNSTAAQQLVHKEYRKGWTL; encoded by the coding sequence ATGAAGACACTGGATCGTCGCCAGTTCCTGGGAAGGTCGGCCGCTGCGGCGGTGGCGCTGGGGTCCCCGCAGTCCCTGGTTTCAGGGACCCAGGCCGGATCGTCTCTGGACCGGCTCAACATTGCCTCCATCGGCGTCCACAATCGGGCGGCGGGCAATCTGAAAGGTGTCGCCAGCGAGAACATCGTTGCCATTTGCGACATCGATCAGGAGTTTCTCGACGCCGCGGGAGAGACTTATCCCAACGCGCGCCGGTACCGGGACTACCGGGTCATGCTGGAGAAGGAGGCGGAGAAGATCGACGCCGTCCTGGTCAGCACGCCCGACCATACCCATGCCCCGGCGGCCTCGATGGCGCTGCAGATGAAGAAGCACGTCTATTGCGAGAAGCCGCTCACCCACACCATCTACGAAGCGCGGCGGCTGGCCGAGCTGGCCGCAGAGAACAACCTGGTCACCCAGATGGGAACCCAGATCCACGCCGAGGAGAACTATCGCCTCGTGGTCGAGCTGGTCCGAAGCGGCGCCATCGGCGAGATCCGGGAAGTCCACGTCTGGGTCAACGTCGACTATTCGGGCCGGCGGATGATTACCGGAAAACCGCGCCCCGGCCACGTCGACTGGGATCTCTGGCTCGGTCCCGCGGCGGCCCGGCCCTACTGCGAGAGCGTCGCCGAGGATGGTTCGGTCACCGTAGTTCACCCCTTCAACTGGCGCTGGTTCTGGGACTACGGCACGGGCGCCCTGGGGGACTTTGCCTGCCACTGGATGGACCTCCCCCACTGGGCGTTGGATCTCAAGCATCCGGCCCGGGTGTCGGCGGCCGGTCCTCCGCCGCTCCTGGAGAGTGCGACATCCGGCCTGGTCGTGACCTACGAATATCCGGCCCGGGGCTCCCTGCCGCCGGTGACGTTGAAGTGGTACGACGGCGGGAAGAAACCGGACCTCCTGGCCGGGTTCAAGGACGCCGAGGGCCAGCCCCTGGACCCGCACCGCGGGCAGCTCTTCGTCGGATCGGAAGGGATGATCCTCTCCAACTACTCGGAGCACATGCTGCTGCCGGTGGAAAAGTTCGCCGGTTTCAAGCGCCCGGACCCCACCATTCCCCGGTCGCCCGGGCACCATCAGGAATGGATCCAGGCCATCAAGACCGGCGGGACCGCCAACTGCAACTTCGACTATTCGGGCGCCCTCACCGAGGCGGTCCTGCTGGGGGTCGTGGCCTACCGAACCGGCCGGACCATCGAGTGGGACGCGCCATCGTTGCGAGTCACCAACTCCACGGCCGCCCAGCAGCTCGTCCACAAGGAATACCGCAAGGGCTGGACGCTGTAG